In Nitrospirota bacterium, the sequence GGCTTCGACGACAAGATTCTCTCGATGTACGCGCGGGGGATGTCGACGCGGGACATCCGCGCGCACCTCCACGAAATCTACGGCGTCGACGTCAGCCCGGACCTCATCAGCCGGGTGACGGACGCCGTCGTCGACGAGTTGGCCGAGTGGCAGAGCCGCGCCCTCGATGCCGTGTACCCCATCGTCTACATCGACGCGTTGGTGGTGAAGGTGCGGGACCAGGGCAAGGTGGAGAACAAGGCCGTGCACCTCGTCGTGGGCGTCAACCTCGACGGCGAGCGCGACGTGCTGGGCCTGTGGCTCGAGCGCACCGAGGGCGCGAAATTCTGGTCCACCGTGCTGACGGACTTGCGGCAGCGCGGCGTGGAGGACGTCCTCATCCTCTGCGCGGACGGCCTCACGGGGCTGCCGGCGGCCGTCGAGGCCGTCTTCCCCAGGGCCATCTTCCAGACGTGCATCGTGCACATGATTCGCGCCAGCACGCGCTACGTCTCGTACCGGGACTTGCGGCCCATCTGCCAGGACTTGAAGGCCATCTACACGGCGGCCAACGTCCAGGAGGCAGAGGCGGCGCTGGACGCCGCCGAGGAGAAGTGGGGCCCGAAGTACGGCCACGTCTTCAAACCGTGGCGCACGCGCGCGACGGAGTGGCAGCCCTTCCTGCAGTTTCCCGCCGAGCTCCGCCACGCCATCTACACGACCAACACCATCGAGGCCCTCAACCGCATCCTGAGGAAGACGCTGAAGACGCGCGGGCCGCTGCCCACCGACGAGGCAGCGCTGAAGCTGCTGTACCTCGCCATCAGGAATGCGAAGGCGACCTGGGGCCGCGGCCACCGCGACTGGCTGACGGCGCGGCTGCAGCTGAACATCCACTTCGAGGGCCGCTTGCCCGACGCCCCATGAACGTGTCAGAGAAGTCCAACGACGAACGGCATCAACCCGCCGCTCCGGTCGGAACACCGAATTCCTGACACCCTC encodes:
- a CDS encoding IS256 family transposase, which encodes MARKKKVESKKQSASGDTPAAAKQPPALRPELLEELLAAAGGPAGLTGKDGLLRQLTAALVNKALEAEMSEHLGYEAREEPPDEQTNRRNGHRTKKVRSNYGVMDIDVPRDRAGSFEPQLVKKHQRAFAGFDDKILSMYARGMSTRDIRAHLHEIYGVDVSPDLISRVTDAVVDELAEWQSRALDAVYPIVYIDALVVKVRDQGKVENKAVHLVVGVNLDGERDVLGLWLERTEGAKFWSTVLTDLRQRGVEDVLILCADGLTGLPAAVEAVFPRAIFQTCIVHMIRASTRYVSYRDLRPICQDLKAIYTAANVQEAEAALDAAEEKWGPKYGHVFKPWRTRATEWQPFLQFPAELRHAIYTTNTIEALNRILRKTLKTRGPLPTDEAALKLLYLAIRNAKATWGRGHRDWLTARLQLNIHFEGRLPDAP